From Ptychodera flava strain L36383 chromosome 2, AS_Pfla_20210202, whole genome shotgun sequence, the proteins below share one genomic window:
- the LOC139150368 gene encoding uncharacterized protein, whose translation MANKSLLTIFTVFLFGANIAVSTEGTPRVLILGAGMSGIAAAKTLADSGVDDFLILEGDSDIGGRVKSTSFGGQLIELGANWVHFGNSSDNPIWQLKEKYNIRGKHSDYDDVIVLDNAGNNFTHIADDYWEMWEFAGEYIDEYLLDDMLLGRTPDMSVRAGRKLGGWTPRNAVQKVVEYFEHDAEFADPPDVSSLRSTSANSDELVSGGGDYFITDQRGFGTIIKEMANEFLSEGDERLKLGHLVSRIEWSDDNVTVTTSDDQVFTADFALCTFSIGVLENDVVEFVPELPLWKTEEIYQFRMAWFTKIFLQFPADSERFWPEEEWMLVADDRRGYYPVWGNLGAPGLLPNEANILFVMVTGEESRRVEYQSDEETKVEIMSVLRNMFGDDIPDASDILVSKWGIDPLHYGSYSNWPVEVSMESFVRLQAPVGKLYFAGEATHERYNGYLQGALLTGQDRADDILRCMDGSCYEHEIKRKKLGCTYQQATNYDDAATIDDGSCIFNLLFLSSGATCLKKGVYPGPLAPATTDSFFFVCAATYVS comes from the exons ATGGCTAATAAGTCGCTGTTAACTATTTTCACTGTCTTTCTCTTCGGCGCAAACATTGCAGTTTCTACAGAGGGGACTCCGCGAGTTCTGATCCTTGGAGCCGGTATGAGCGGCATCGCCGCGGCGAAAACTTTGGCCGACAGTGGTGTGGACGACTTTCTGATCTTAGAAGGTGACAGTGACATCGGCGGTCGGGTGAAATCAACGAGCTTTGGAGGGCAGCTGATAGAATTGGGTGCAAACTGGGTACACTTTGGTAACTCCTCCGACAATCCTATTTGGCAACTGAAAGAAAAGTACAATATCCGAGGCAAACACTCTGATTacgatgacgtcattgttttgGACAACGCTGGGAACAACTTCACCCATATAGCAGACGACTACTGGGAAATGTGGGAATTCGCCGGCGAATACATTGACGAGTATTTATTGGACGATATGCTTCTTGGGCGGACGCCAGATATGTCGGTACGTGCTGGACGAAAGCTTGGCGGATGGACCCCACGGAATGCCGTTCAGAAAGTGGTGGAGTATTTCGAGCATGACGCGGAGTTTGCCGATCCCCCGGATGTATCAtctttgagatcaacatcagCTAATTCGGATGAGCTGGTATCTGGAGGGGGCGACTACTTCATCACCGATCAGAGAGGGTTTGGTACCATAATCAAAGAAATGGCCAATGAGTTTCTTTCTGAAGGTGACGAGCGTCTCAAACTTGGTCACCTCGTCAGTCGAATTGAATGGTCGGACGACAATGTAACTGTAACGACAAGCGATGACCAGGTGTTCACAGCCGACTTCGCTCTCTGTACtttcagtatcggcgttctagAAAACGATGTCGTGGAATTTGTGCCAGAATTACCTCTATGGAAAACGGAAGAAATTTATCAATTCCGCATGGCTTGGTTCACTAAAATATTTCTCCAGTTCCCGGCGGACTCCGAACGATTCTGGCCAGAGGAAGAATGGATGCTTGTGGCTGACGATAGACGTGGCTATTATCCCGTGTGGGGAAATCTTGGCGCTCCTGGCCTACTTCCAAacgaagccaatattttgtttgtcatggTCACCGGAGAGGAATCAAGGCGTGTTGAATACCAGAGTGACGAAGAAACGAAAGTCGAAATCATGTCAGTATTGAGAAATATGTTCGGTGATGATATTCCAGATGCTTCGGACATTTTGGTCAGCAAATGGGGAATTGACCCTTTACACTACGGTAGCTATAGCAACTGGCCGGTTGAAGTTTCCATGGAAAGTTTCGTACGACTTCAGGCACCTGTTGGGAAACTCTACTTCGCTGGCGAAGCCACCCACGAACGGTACAACGGGTACTTACAGGGGGCGCTTCTAACTGGCCAGGATAGAGCCGATGATATACTTCGCTGCATGGATGGCTCTTGTTATGAACACGAAATTAAGCGGAAGAAACTAGGTTGTACCTATCAACAAGCCACAAATTATGACGACGCTGCCACAATAGATGACGGTAGCTGTatatttaatttactttttctCTCCAGTGGTGCAACCTGTCTGAA aaaGGGCGTTTACCCAGGACCGCTTGCGCCTGCCACCACGGacagttttttctttgtctgtgCTGCCACCTACGTCAGCTGA
- the LOC139121645 gene encoding protein LTO1 homolog — MSSVQHIFVYRPVICRNFDMSFENIFLVEERFESDGYNQGYLIGKQKGIEEGKRLGQSKAMEIGTEVGFYSGFISTLTLLYTSQDSAKASRILKMIKSLSSSLERFPVTDVHHVNFFDDLKKIRAKFKQICSLSGISLETDVKKGHKILTF, encoded by the exons ATGAGTTCCGTGCAACACATATTCGTCTACAGGCCTGTCATATGCCGAAATTTCGAcatgtcatttgaaaatatatttctgGTGGAGGAAAG ATTTGAAAGCGATGGATACAACCAAGGGTACTTGATTGGTAAACAGAAAGGAATTGAAGAAGGCAAACGTTTAGGGCAGTCTAAAGCAATGGAGATTGGAACCGAAGTTGGCTTCTACAGTGGATTCATTTCAACTTTGACATTGCTATACACAAGTCAAGATTCAGCGAAAGCATCACG GATACTGAAAATGATTAAATCTCTGTCTTCATCACTGGAGAGATTTCCTGTCACAGACGTGCATCACGTGAATTTCTTTGACGACCTCAAGAAGATAAGAGCCAAGTTCAAACAG ATCTGTTCTCTGTCAGGAATCTCACTTGAAACAGATGTCAAGAAAGGTCACAAAATTTTAACGTTTTAA